The following coding sequences lie in one Mesorhizobium sp. DCY119 genomic window:
- a CDS encoding LysR family transcriptional regulator: MNTDALASFVKIAELRSLSAAAKLYGLPKSTLSLRLKQLEDDLKVALFERSGRVLLLTDAGQTLLGHARQILQGCDAARAAVTELSDDVTGTLRIGATGEFGTAYYTQMLMAFRKLYPKVEIELTFFSPHVLYAPESLDMLDAVISWDEGIEGGETLSTAKFALFASKSYVERAGMPRKPADLVDHQGIVYRTSAGLQHWRLQKGTAQESILPRSNLIANDYWTIKYFAVAGEGIAYLPHFFTTIECERGHLIPLLDTWESAEKRVSIRISRPHAPSRKMAAFMDVCGRYFSPGFVFTGPRYYVETIFDANIQKREQKNEGT; this comes from the coding sequence ATGAACACCGATGCGCTGGCATCATTTGTCAAAATTGCGGAACTGCGGTCATTGTCCGCCGCGGCGAAGCTGTACGGTTTGCCGAAATCCACGCTCAGCCTCCGGCTCAAGCAGCTTGAAGACGATCTGAAAGTCGCTTTGTTCGAACGATCGGGCCGCGTGCTGTTGCTGACTGACGCAGGACAGACCCTGCTCGGGCATGCCCGGCAGATCCTGCAAGGCTGCGATGCGGCGCGTGCCGCCGTGACGGAACTGAGCGACGACGTGACCGGAACCTTGCGGATCGGCGCAACGGGCGAGTTCGGCACGGCCTATTACACGCAGATGCTGATGGCGTTCAGAAAGCTCTATCCCAAGGTGGAGATCGAACTCACCTTCTTTTCGCCGCACGTTCTCTACGCGCCTGAGAGCCTCGACATGCTCGACGCCGTGATTTCATGGGACGAGGGCATCGAAGGTGGCGAAACGCTCTCGACCGCGAAGTTCGCACTCTTCGCCAGCAAGAGCTATGTCGAGCGCGCCGGGATGCCGCGAAAACCTGCCGATCTGGTGGACCACCAGGGCATCGTCTATCGCACCTCTGCGGGCCTGCAGCACTGGCGGCTGCAGAAGGGGACCGCGCAGGAAAGCATCCTGCCGCGCAGCAACCTGATCGCCAACGACTACTGGACGATCAAGTATTTTGCCGTCGCGGGCGAGGGGATCGCCTATCTGCCGCACTTCTTCACCACGATCGAGTGTGAACGCGGCCACCTCATTCCGCTGCTCGATACGTGGGAATCTGCGGAAAAGCGCGTCAGCATCCGCATATCGCGCCCGCACGCTCCGTCGCGCAAGATGGCCGCCTTCATGGATGTCTGTGGCCGCTACTTCTCGCCCGGCTTCGTTTTCACGGGGCCGCGCTACTACGTCGAGACAATCTTCGATGCAAACATCCAAAAAAGGGAACAGAAAAATGAAGGTACTTGA
- a CDS encoding 2-oxoglutarate and iron-dependent oxygenase domain-containing protein, giving the protein MQTSKKGNRKMKVLETGNGARAMKGGGLDPQRVSFDKIPIIDLEPMFTGDESARQKLAQELRKACTEVGFLYIKNHHVPKDVIDATFGVAETYFAESDDVKMENHVSKSKNNRGYAALLEENTDPTARGDLHESYDIALDVPADDPDVKAGKVLYGPNQWPAGKPEFRKALETYHAEMLTLSGRLLHAFALALDLEETYFDQLVGKPLATLRVLHYPPQFGEIDDRQIGIGAHSDYECFTILAQKEGISALQVLNASGEWIAADPIPGCFVVNVGDQMARWTNDLFASTVHRAVNRSGKERYSIPFFFGPNYDALIEVLPSCIDEDHPAKYPPITSGEYVNGRFMATFAHYAAQNEANADTAV; this is encoded by the coding sequence ATGCAAACATCCAAAAAAGGGAACAGAAAAATGAAGGTACTTGAAACCGGCAACGGCGCGCGTGCAATGAAGGGGGGAGGGCTCGACCCGCAGCGTGTCAGCTTCGACAAGATCCCGATCATCGACCTCGAACCCATGTTCACGGGCGACGAGTCCGCCCGGCAAAAGCTCGCGCAGGAACTGCGCAAGGCCTGCACGGAAGTCGGCTTCCTCTATATCAAGAACCATCACGTCCCAAAGGACGTCATAGACGCCACGTTTGGGGTGGCGGAGACGTATTTCGCCGAATCCGACGACGTGAAGATGGAGAACCACGTTTCCAAGTCGAAGAACAATCGCGGTTATGCGGCGCTGCTTGAGGAGAATACGGACCCGACCGCGCGCGGCGACCTGCACGAATCCTATGATATTGCGCTCGACGTTCCAGCCGACGATCCGGACGTGAAGGCCGGCAAAGTGCTTTACGGTCCCAACCAGTGGCCGGCGGGCAAGCCGGAGTTCCGAAAGGCACTGGAAACCTACCATGCCGAGATGCTGACGCTGAGCGGCCGTCTGCTCCATGCCTTTGCTCTGGCTCTTGATTTGGAGGAGACATATTTCGACCAGCTGGTGGGCAAACCGCTCGCGACTTTGCGGGTGCTGCACTATCCGCCGCAGTTTGGCGAGATCGATGACCGCCAGATCGGCATCGGGGCACATTCGGACTACGAGTGCTTCACGATCCTGGCCCAGAAGGAAGGTATTTCAGCCTTGCAGGTATTGAATGCGTCCGGCGAATGGATTGCGGCCGATCCGATTCCCGGCTGCTTCGTGGTCAACGTGGGGGATCAGATGGCCCGCTGGACCAATGACCTTTTCGCCTCGACCGTCCACCGCGCGGTCAACCGCTCCGGAAAGGAACGCTATTCGATCCCGTTCTTCTTCGGTCCGAACTACGATGCCCTTATTGAGGTGCTTCCCAGCTGCATCGACGAGGACCATCCCGCGAAGTACCCGCCGATTACGTCGGGCGAGTACGTCAACGGCCGTTTCATGGCGACATTTGCGCACTATGCCGCGCAAAACGAGGCCAACGCCGATACTGCCGTCTAA
- a CDS encoding phosphoribosylaminoimidazolesuccinocarboxamide synthase gives MRVLSDAFIPELPGRYQGKVRENYDLPDGRRIIIATDRLSAFDTILTSIPFKGEILTQTARYWFEETADICPNHVLEYPDPNVVVGTRLDILPVEIVVRGYLAGTTSTSILTKYRKGERDMYGITLPDGLRDNEKLPEAIVTPTSKAFDGGHDEPLSEAEIIEQGLLTQAQWDTVSNYALQLFARGQARAAERGLILADTKYEFGSDKNGNIILADEIHTPDSSRYWIAASYEQALASGSRPESFDKDFIRSWVSARCDPYKEPIPKIPDEIVQQASAVYTQAYEAITGNKFVPDVSGHTVLDRIRANLERYF, from the coding sequence ATGCGCGTCCTGTCCGATGCTTTCATCCCCGAATTGCCGGGCCGCTATCAGGGTAAAGTCCGCGAAAACTACGACTTGCCAGACGGGCGACGCATCATCATCGCCACGGACCGTCTCAGCGCCTTCGACACCATTCTGACCTCGATCCCGTTCAAGGGAGAAATCCTGACGCAGACGGCTCGATACTGGTTCGAGGAAACTGCTGATATTTGCCCGAACCATGTCCTCGAATACCCCGACCCAAACGTTGTGGTCGGAACACGGCTCGACATACTGCCGGTCGAGATCGTCGTGCGCGGCTATCTGGCGGGAACCACCAGCACCTCGATCCTGACCAAATACAGGAAGGGCGAACGGGATATGTATGGGATCACCCTGCCGGACGGGTTGCGCGACAACGAGAAGCTGCCGGAAGCGATTGTCACGCCGACGAGCAAGGCTTTCGACGGCGGTCATGATGAGCCCCTGTCCGAGGCCGAAATCATCGAGCAGGGTCTTCTCACGCAAGCGCAGTGGGATACCGTGTCGAACTATGCCTTGCAGCTGTTCGCCCGGGGCCAGGCGCGCGCCGCCGAACGCGGCCTCATTCTTGCCGACACCAAATATGAATTCGGCTCCGACAAGAACGGCAACATAATCCTGGCCGATGAAATCCACACGCCCGACAGCAGCCGCTACTGGATCGCGGCGAGCTACGAACAGGCCCTGGCAAGCGGCAGCCGGCCGGAGAGCTTCGACAAGGATTTCATCAGGTCGTGGGTCTCGGCGCGGTGCGATCCTTACAAGGAGCCGATCCCGAAGATTCCCGACGAGATAGTTCAGCAAGCCTCGGCGGTCTACACGCAGGCCTATGAGGCGATCACAGGCAATAAATTCGTTCCGGACGTTTCCGGGCACACCGTGCTGGATCGCATCCGCGCGAACCTTGAGCGCTATTTTTAA
- a CDS encoding thioesterase family protein: MSERASPSSRDSYKAFRIIGTRWMDNDIYGHMNNVVHYSLFDTAVNGWLIDVGVLDIHAGEQIGLVVETGCRYFSELAFPDMVTAGIRVAKLGSSSVRYEVGLFRNDDDLAAAEGFFVHVYVDRQTRRPKPLNDRLRDALVAISVEI; the protein is encoded by the coding sequence ATGAGCGAACGAGCCTCACCATCTTCGCGAGACTCATACAAGGCGTTCCGCATCATCGGCACGCGCTGGATGGACAATGACATCTACGGCCACATGAACAATGTCGTGCATTATTCGCTGTTCGACACCGCTGTGAATGGCTGGTTGATCGATGTCGGCGTGCTCGACATTCATGCTGGCGAACAGATCGGCCTGGTGGTCGAAACCGGCTGCCGGTATTTTTCAGAGCTTGCATTTCCCGACATGGTGACTGCCGGCATTCGCGTGGCAAAGCTCGGCTCGTCGTCCGTGCGCTACGAAGTCGGACTGTTCCGCAACGACGATGATCTGGCCGCAGCCGAAGGCTTCTTCGTCCATGTCTACGTCGACAGGCAAACGCGCCGGCCGAAGCCACTCAATGATCGTCTGAGGGATGCGTTGGTCGCGATTTCCGTTGAGATCTGA
- a CDS encoding iron-containing alcohol dehydrogenase → MSPFIFNTTASIVFEPGSAARLGKIAGRKLGGSVLFVTDPGLRKLGLCDPAIASLQGEGTSVAIFDAVEADPSLATVMKAVDAGRSVGATGVVGFGGGSSLDVAKLAALLIGSGEDIDDAWGVGNAKGPRLPLVLVPTTAGTGSEVTPVSIITVGDEEKRGVSSPVILPDIAVLDAQLTLGLPPAITAATGIDAMVHAIEAYASKNANNNPLSKMLAKQALQLLGANIERAVFDGGNVEARGAMLLGSMLAGQAFANSPVAAVHALAYPIGGTFHVPHGLSNALVLPHVLRFNAPEAAHLYAEIAAEAFPHLAREESTQTRCMGFIEELAALSHKLGLQPRLRDVGIGEEHLARMASDAMKQQRLLVNNPREVSETDALTIYRAAW, encoded by the coding sequence ATGTCTCCCTTTATTTTCAACACGACGGCCTCCATTGTCTTTGAACCCGGCTCGGCCGCGCGTTTGGGAAAGATCGCCGGCAGGAAGTTGGGCGGCTCCGTTCTGTTCGTGACCGATCCGGGCCTGCGCAAGCTCGGCCTGTGCGACCCGGCAATCGCTTCGTTGCAGGGAGAGGGGACGTCAGTCGCCATTTTTGACGCGGTCGAGGCCGATCCGTCGCTGGCGACGGTGATGAAGGCCGTGGACGCTGGACGCTCAGTTGGTGCTACCGGCGTCGTCGGTTTCGGCGGCGGGTCTTCGCTCGACGTCGCCAAGCTGGCCGCGCTGCTGATCGGTTCCGGCGAAGACATCGACGATGCCTGGGGCGTCGGCAATGCCAAGGGTCCAAGGCTGCCGCTGGTGCTGGTACCGACCACAGCCGGCACCGGCTCGGAAGTGACGCCGGTCTCCATCATCACCGTCGGTGATGAAGAAAAGCGCGGCGTTTCCAGTCCGGTCATCCTGCCTGACATCGCCGTGCTCGATGCGCAGCTGACGCTCGGCCTGCCGCCGGCAATCACGGCTGCAACCGGCATCGATGCGATGGTACACGCCATCGAGGCCTATGCATCGAAGAACGCGAACAACAATCCGCTATCGAAAATGCTGGCGAAACAGGCACTTCAGCTGCTCGGTGCCAATATCGAAAGAGCGGTATTCGACGGCGGGAATGTCGAGGCCCGCGGCGCAATGCTGCTTGGCTCCATGCTTGCCGGACAGGCATTCGCCAACTCGCCGGTGGCTGCCGTTCATGCGCTGGCTTATCCGATCGGCGGCACGTTTCACGTTCCGCACGGGCTTTCGAACGCCTTGGTGCTGCCGCACGTGCTGCGCTTCAACGCGCCGGAGGCAGCCCATCTCTATGCCGAGATCGCTGCCGAGGCATTTCCTCATCTGGCACGCGAGGAAAGCACGCAGACCCGTTGTATGGGCTTCATCGAGGAACTGGCAGCGCTTTCGCACAAACTTGGGCTTCAGCCGCGTCTGCGCGATGTCGGCATTGGCGAAGAACATCTTGCCAGGATGGCGTCGGACGCGATGAAGCAGCAGCGGCTTCTGGTCAACAATCCGCGCGAAGTCAGCGAGACCGACGCGCTGACGATCTACCGGGCGGCATGGTGA
- a CDS encoding YbaK/EbsC family protein: MAGSIERVTEAAAAAGLEIEVRRMGASTRTAEEAAEQCGCSVAQIVKSLIFQGENSGRLYLFLLSGSNQLDLAKAAVLAAEPLKRADPRYIRDETGFAIGGVSPIGHKAAIPAFADRSLLSFRQVWAAAGAHDAVFAAEPEALLTAARATTADLAAG; the protein is encoded by the coding sequence ATGGCCGGCAGCATCGAACGTGTAACTGAGGCAGCTGCTGCCGCCGGACTCGAGATCGAAGTCCGCCGCATGGGCGCGTCCACGCGCACGGCGGAAGAAGCCGCCGAACAATGCGGCTGCAGCGTTGCGCAGATCGTCAAATCGCTGATTTTCCAGGGCGAGAACAGCGGGCGGCTCTATCTCTTCCTGCTTTCCGGATCCAACCAGCTTGACCTTGCAAAGGCGGCTGTACTGGCCGCCGAGCCACTCAAACGCGCCGATCCACGCTACATTCGCGACGAAACCGGCTTTGCCATTGGTGGCGTTTCGCCGATCGGCCACAAGGCGGCAATCCCGGCATTTGCCGACAGATCACTGTTGTCCTTCCGCCAGGTCTGGGCAGCAGCCGGCGCGCATGATGCCGTCTTCGCCGCCGAACCAGAGGCCTTGCTGACTGCTGCACGCGCAACCACTGCCGACCTTGCGGCGGGCTAG
- a CDS encoding MBL fold metallo-hydrolase codes for MADTLRLTILGCGSSPGTPRITGDWGNCDPQNPKNRRMRTAAMVERIRPDGATTRVVIDTGPDFREQMLMAGVKRIDGVIYTHAHADHIHGIDDLRGYVLEQRKLMDIHADQPTLDRLYEAFGYCFKTPAGSSYPPILRAHEIEHSDPVVIEGEGGALTFMPLPQIHGDIISLGFRIGDLAYCPDVSHFPPATAERLTGLDLLVIDALQYRTHPSHFSLAEALEWIETLAPRRAVLTHMHVPLDYETVNAETPAHIEPAYDGMKLEIPLESN; via the coding sequence ATGGCGGATACGCTTCGCCTGACGATCCTCGGCTGCGGCTCGTCGCCCGGCACGCCGCGGATCACCGGAGACTGGGGTAACTGCGATCCCCAGAATCCGAAAAATCGTCGCATGCGCACCGCCGCCATGGTTGAGCGTATCAGGCCGGATGGCGCCACGACGCGGGTGGTGATCGACACCGGTCCCGATTTTCGCGAACAGATGCTGATGGCCGGCGTGAAGCGCATCGACGGCGTGATCTACACCCACGCCCATGCCGACCACATCCACGGCATCGACGACCTGCGCGGCTATGTCCTCGAGCAACGGAAGCTCATGGATATCCATGCCGACCAGCCGACGCTGGACCGCCTCTACGAGGCTTTCGGCTATTGCTTCAAGACACCGGCGGGCAGTTCCTATCCGCCGATCCTGCGCGCGCATGAGATCGAGCATTCCGACCCAGTGGTGATCGAAGGAGAGGGGGGTGCCCTCACCTTCATGCCGTTGCCGCAAATCCATGGCGACATCATCTCACTGGGCTTTAGGATCGGCGATCTGGCCTATTGCCCCGATGTAAGCCATTTTCCGCCGGCGACCGCCGAGCGGCTGACAGGGCTGGATCTGCTGGTGATCGACGCGCTTCAATACCGCACGCATCCGAGCCATTTTTCGCTCGCCGAGGCGCTGGAGTGGATCGAGACGCTGGCGCCGAGACGCGCGGTGCTTACGCATATGCACGTGCCGCTGGACTACGAAACGGTCAATGCCGAAACACCGGCTCACATCGAGCCGGCATATGACGGCATGAAACTGGAAATTCCTTTGGAATCAAACTGA
- a CDS encoding TatD family hydrolase — MLVDSHCHLDFPDFAEERAAIIARAQAAGVERMVTISTRVKRFPSILEIAEQFESVFCSVGTHPHNAGEEQDVTTEELVKLSAHPKVVAIGEAGLDYFYDKAPRDAQARSFRNHIAAARETGLPLVIHSRDADADMAAILEEETGKGAFPFILHCFSSGQALAETGVKLGGYVSFSGILTFKKSEELRAIAAGVPHDRLLVETDAPYLAPIPFRGKRNEPAYVAHTAKVLGETLGVDSEEIAAITTDNFFRLFTKMPRPAALGG; from the coding sequence ATGCTGGTCGACAGTCATTGCCATCTCGACTTTCCGGACTTCGCCGAGGAGCGCGCGGCCATCATCGCGCGCGCCCAGGCCGCCGGCGTCGAGCGCATGGTCACGATCTCGACCCGCGTGAAGCGGTTCCCGTCGATCCTGGAAATCGCCGAACAATTCGAATCGGTCTTCTGCTCCGTCGGCACGCATCCGCACAATGCCGGCGAAGAGCAGGACGTGACCACCGAAGAGCTGGTCAAGCTGTCGGCGCATCCGAAGGTGGTGGCCATCGGCGAGGCGGGTCTCGATTATTTCTATGACAAGGCGCCGCGCGACGCTCAGGCGCGGAGCTTTCGCAATCACATTGCAGCGGCGCGCGAAACCGGCCTGCCGCTGGTCATACATTCGCGTGATGCCGATGCGGACATGGCGGCGATCCTCGAAGAGGAAACAGGGAAGGGGGCCTTCCCCTTCATTCTCCATTGCTTTTCATCAGGCCAAGCGCTTGCCGAGACTGGCGTCAAGCTTGGTGGCTACGTCTCATTCTCGGGCATTCTGACCTTCAAGAAATCCGAGGAATTGCGGGCGATCGCGGCCGGTGTACCGCACGACCGTCTGCTCGTGGAAACCGACGCGCCCTATCTCGCGCCAATCCCGTTTCGCGGCAAGCGCAATGAGCCGGCTTACGTGGCGCATACGGCGAAGGTTCTTGGCGAAACGCTCGGCGTTGATAGCGAAGAAATCGCGGCGATCACCACCGATAACTTCTTTCGGCTGTTCACGAAAATGCCGCGGCCAGCCGCGCTGGGCGGTTGA
- the metG gene encoding methionine--tRNA ligase, translated as MSREKFYLTTPIFYPNGNPHIGHAYTDIASDVLTRFQRLDGKDVFFLSGTDEHGLKMQQTAEKEGITPKALADKNSAVFQSMLKALGCANDEFIRTTEERHYKACQAIWERMAANGDIYLDRYGGWYSVRQEAYFDEGETTVGEDGVRREPLGSPVEWTEEETYFFRLSAYQDKLLALYEERPDFVAPAERRNEVMSFVKSGLRDLSISRTTFNWGVPVPGDPKHVMYVWVDALTNYITAAGFPDTENPKWDYWPATHIIGKDIVRFHAVYWPAFLMSAGIELPRRVFAHGFLFNRGEKMSKSVGNVVDPFAMIERYGLDQVRYFFMREVPFGQDGSYSHDAIVNRTNADLANDLGNLAQRSLSMIAKNCGGVVPTRGALTDADKAILDQADAALVTARKAMSEQGIHHALAAIFGVVAEANRYFAGQEPWALKKTDPARMETVLHTTAETIRRVGLMCQPYIPTSAGKLLDLLAVPADARGFDKVSDEYALVAGTLLPAPEPVFPRYVEPEAPAA; from the coding sequence ATGTCACGCGAAAAATTCTATCTGACCACGCCCATCTTCTATCCCAACGGCAACCCGCATATCGGGCATGCCTATACGGATATCGCTAGCGACGTACTGACCCGGTTCCAGCGTCTTGACGGCAAGGACGTCTTCTTCCTGTCCGGCACCGACGAGCACGGCCTGAAGATGCAGCAGACCGCCGAGAAGGAAGGCATCACGCCAAAGGCGCTTGCCGACAAGAACTCGGCGGTTTTCCAGTCGATGCTGAAGGCGCTCGGCTGCGCCAATGACGAGTTCATCCGCACGACCGAGGAACGGCACTACAAGGCCTGCCAGGCGATCTGGGAGCGCATGGCCGCGAACGGCGATATCTATCTGGATCGCTATGGCGGCTGGTATTCGGTGCGTCAGGAGGCCTATTTCGACGAGGGCGAAACGACAGTCGGCGAAGACGGCGTGCGCCGCGAGCCGCTTGGCTCGCCCGTCGAGTGGACCGAGGAAGAAACATATTTCTTCCGCCTGTCGGCCTATCAGGACAAGCTGCTGGCCCTTTATGAGGAGCGTCCGGATTTCGTCGCGCCCGCCGAGCGCCGCAACGAGGTGATGAGCTTCGTCAAATCCGGCCTGCGCGACCTGTCGATCTCGCGCACGACGTTCAACTGGGGCGTGCCTGTGCCGGGCGATCCCAAGCATGTCATGTATGTCTGGGTCGATGCGCTGACCAACTACATCACCGCTGCCGGCTTCCCCGACACGGAAAACCCGAAATGGGACTACTGGCCGGCAACGCACATCATCGGCAAGGATATCGTGCGCTTCCACGCCGTCTATTGGCCCGCCTTCCTGATGTCGGCCGGCATCGAATTGCCGCGCCGCGTCTTCGCCCACGGCTTCCTGTTCAACCGCGGCGAGAAGATGTCGAAATCGGTCGGCAATGTTGTCGATCCGTTTGCGATGATCGAGCGCTATGGCCTCGATCAGGTGCGCTATTTCTTCATGCGCGAAGTGCCGTTCGGACAGGACGGCAGTTACAGCCATGACGCCATCGTCAACCGCACCAATGCCGACCTCGCCAACGATCTCGGCAATCTGGCGCAGCGCTCGCTGTCGATGATCGCCAAGAACTGCGGTGGCGTCGTGCCGACGCGCGGGGCCTTGACCGATGCGGACAAGGCGATCCTCGATCAGGCGGATGCAGCACTGGTGACGGCGCGCAAGGCGATGTCGGAGCAGGGGATTCACCACGCCCTTGCCGCGATCTTTGGGGTTGTCGCCGAGGCCAACCGCTATTTCGCCGGGCAGGAGCCGTGGGCGCTGAAGAAGACGGACCCGGCGCGTATGGAAACGGTGCTGCACACCACCGCCGAGACGATCCGGCGCGTCGGCCTGATGTGCCAGCCCTACATCCCGACATCAGCCGGAAAACTGCTCGACCTGCTGGCTGTGCCGGCGGATGCACGCGGCTTCGACAAGGTGTCGGATGAGTATGCGCTGGTCGCAGGCACGCTTTTGCCGGCGCCGGAACCGGTGTTTCCGCGCTATGTCGAACCGGAAGCACCGGCAGCGTGA
- a CDS encoding DNA polymerase III subunit delta', translating into MMFERIAPEQHDTLDGVPEPSENPQLIGHGEVAEMLASAYRAGKLPHALLLAGPQGIGKATLAFHLAHHLLKYPSSQSAPSALAIPDPASSLFRQIATGAHPAILHLARPLNDKTKNFKTVLTVDEIRKVNRFLSMTSHDGGYRVVIVDPADDMNTNAANALLKNLEEPPSRTVFILIVHSPGSLLPTIRSRCQTIRLSPLTPQDLMAVLASAESTPPEGEQARAALAERAGGSARAAILLTQYGGLEIAEAIDKLADAPGLEVGAAHKLADVVAGRDQAIQFDIFNRHALDRLSDSASNAARAGDLARAKKLSDAWQEALMAISETETYNLDKKQHALTMIDRLNAAMRM; encoded by the coding sequence TTGATGTTCGAACGCATTGCACCCGAACAGCACGACACGCTCGATGGCGTCCCGGAACCTTCCGAAAACCCGCAACTCATCGGACATGGCGAGGTGGCCGAGATGCTTGCCTCGGCCTACCGCGCCGGCAAGCTGCCGCACGCCCTGCTGCTCGCCGGCCCGCAAGGCATCGGCAAGGCGACGCTTGCCTTCCATCTCGCACATCACCTGTTGAAGTACCCGTCGAGCCAATCGGCTCCGTCCGCACTGGCCATTCCTGATCCGGCATCATCGCTGTTTCGGCAGATCGCCACGGGTGCGCATCCGGCGATCCTGCACCTGGCGCGGCCGCTCAACGACAAGACGAAGAACTTCAAGACGGTTCTGACCGTCGACGAAATCCGCAAGGTGAACCGCTTCCTGTCGATGACGTCGCACGATGGCGGCTACCGCGTCGTCATCGTCGATCCGGCTGACGACATGAACACCAATGCCGCAAACGCGCTGCTAAAGAACCTTGAGGAGCCGCCGTCGCGGACTGTCTTTATCCTCATCGTGCATTCGCCGGGCAGCCTGCTGCCGACCATCCGCTCGCGCTGCCAGACGATCCGGCTTTCGCCGCTGACGCCGCAAGACCTGATGGCGGTCCTTGCCAGCGCTGAATCGACGCCGCCGGAGGGCGAGCAGGCTCGCGCAGCCCTTGCCGAGCGCGCCGGAGGCAGCGCACGCGCCGCAATCCTTCTGACGCAATATGGCGGGTTGGAAATAGCCGAGGCGATCGACAAACTGGCGGATGCGCCCGGACTGGAAGTCGGCGCGGCGCACAAGCTTGCCGACGTTGTCGCCGGCCGCGATCAGGCGATCCAGTTCGACATCTTCAACCGGCATGCCCTTGACAGGCTGTCGGATTCCGCAAGCAATGCGGCCCGCGCCGGCGACCTTGCGCGCGCAAAAAAGCTCTCCGATGCTTGGCAGGAAGCGCTAATGGCTATATCTGAGACGGAAACCTACAACCTCGACAAGAAACAGCACGCACTGACCATGATCGACCGCTTGAATGCCGCAATGCGAATGTGA
- the tmk gene encoding dTMP kinase: protein MARGLFITFEGGEGAGKSTQIKRLADKLRAKGYGLTVTREPGGSPGAEAVRHVILSGAAESFGPKMEALLFAAARSDHIEQVIRPAIERGNIVLCDRFVDSSRVYQGGAGNLEPEFMATIERVSVNGMMPDLTLIFDIDPAMGLERATVRRGDEVADRFEKETLEIHRKRREAYLEIARNEPERCVVIDAAQKPHDVEDVVTAAVFAALEAHATAAGDRAQEA, encoded by the coding sequence TTGGCGCGCGGACTTTTCATAACTTTCGAAGGCGGCGAGGGGGCCGGCAAGTCGACGCAGATCAAGCGGCTGGCTGACAAACTGCGCGCCAAGGGCTACGGCCTGACCGTGACGCGCGAGCCCGGCGGCTCGCCCGGAGCCGAAGCAGTGCGCCATGTCATCCTGTCGGGCGCGGCCGAATCCTTTGGTCCGAAAATGGAGGCGCTGCTGTTTGCGGCCGCGCGCTCCGATCACATCGAGCAGGTGATCCGCCCCGCAATCGAGCGTGGCAACATCGTGCTTTGCGACCGTTTCGTCGATTCGTCGCGGGTCTATCAGGGCGGCGCGGGCAATCTCGAACCGGAATTCATGGCCACGATCGAACGTGTCTCGGTCAACGGCATGATGCCAGACCTGACCCTGATCTTCGACATTGATCCAGCGATGGGACTGGAACGCGCGACGGTGCGGCGCGGTGACGAAGTCGCTGACCGCTTCGAGAAGGAAACGCTGGAAATTCACCGAAAACGCCGCGAGGCCTATCTGGAGATCGCCCGCAACGAGCCGGAACGCTGCGTCGTCATCGATGCGGCGCAAAAGCCGCATGACGTGGAGGACGTGGTTACGGCTGCCGTTTTCGCGGCACTGGAAGCCCATGCGACGGCTGCTGGCGACCGGGCGCAGGAGGCTTGA